The stretch of DNA TAAGTGAAGTCGAAACCCACGACTGCGTCCTTGGCCGCCTCGATGAAATCGGCCGCCATTAGGGAGGAACCGCCAAGCAGCGTTGTATTCTCCAAACCCTGTGTCGTTTTGGCTTGGCGCAGGAGCTGGGCCCCCGCAGCAACGAAGACCGGGAAGTACAGGACATCCGGGTGCTCGGTCGCAATCCGGGTCAGCACCGGGTGCATGTCGACGTCGGTGGGGGCTACCGCCTCCTCGGACAGGACTTTTCCGCCCATCTCCGCGAAGTTCTTGCCCATGACCGACGCAAGCTGCTGGGCGTACGGGCTACCATCATGGAGTGTTACGACGGTCTTTGCCTTCAGAACATCGTGCACATATTTCGCGTCATAGCGACCCTGGTCGCTGTCGCTGTAAATGGTCCTTAGGAAGCCGTCATAGTCGGGCTTTCGGTCTGGCGCGGTGAGTGTGGGCGCGGTGCAGGACGTGCATACGTCGATTAGGCCAGCCTTCCACAGGATTGGCGCACCCGGCGTTGCCTCACTCGAGCAAGACGGACCGACAACGGCCGCCATCTCGGGATGGGCGGCAAGCTTAGTTGCCGCGGTCTGCCCACCCTCCGCGTTGCATCCCGAATCCTCCGCGATCAGCTTGAGGGGATGGCCAAGCAGCGCATTGTTGCGATCCTTGAGCGCCAGCTCCACGCCGCGCTTTTGATCAACGCCGAGGGCGGAGTCCGCACCCGACAACACCCAATAGCCGCCGATCACGATCGGTGCACCCTTGGGGATCACCAAGACGCCAATTTCGTCGGTCACCGGCCCCTTTGTGACGGCAGACTGAGCGGCCGAACACAAGAGTAAGCTGGCCGCGAACGCCCCTACTAACGCCCTACTGCAAAGCCTTCCGTGATCGTTCATCTCACACCTCCTGTTGAGATTGCTGTTTTTGGCCGCGCCCGTAATGATCTTCTGCGGACGTAAGTCGTGAGTCAAGTTACCGACCGCGAAAATTCACCTGGCGAGATTCATTTTATTGTCGCTATGGGAGATTGTGATAAATGACTGAGTAATCACGGCGCACATTCTGCTAAAAACTAGGCGAAGCGTTGTCTTTCGTTGAGGAGTGTCGATCATGCGAATTGGCGCGCTCTTTCCCCAGTTCGAGATTGGTGCCGACCCAGCAGCAATTAGCGACTTTGCACAAGCAGCGGAGGAGCTCGGCTATGCTCACATCACGGCCTTCGACCAAGTCATCGGCCTCAACAAAGCAAGCCGTCCCGGCTGGAAATACGTCCACGATGCAGAAGACATGTTTCATGAGCTCTTCGTCCTTTTCGGCTATCTCGCCGCGATCACGAGCAGGGTCGAGCTCGTGACAGGTATTCTCATATTACCGATGCGTGGTACCGCAGTCGTGGCGAAGCAGGCGGTTGAAGTCGACGTCCTGAGTCGTGGCCGACTGCGGCTTGGTGTGGGCGTGGGCGTCAAGCCCGAGGAATTCGAGGCGTGCGGAGAAAACTTCAAAAACCGCGGACGGCGCGCCGACGAACAGATTGAAGTGTTACGCCGCCTATGGACGGCCCCGCTTGTCACCTATGAGGGCCGCTACCACCGCATCGAGGATGGCGGACTCAATCCGCTTCCGGTTCAGCGGCCAATTCCGATTTGGATCGGCGGCATATCCGATGCGGCCATCGATCGTGTTGCTCGCTTGGGCGACGGTTGGCTACCGAACTTTCAGGCCGACGATGTTGGCCGCCGAAGTGTCGAAAAGATGCGGTCGGCGGCACGACGGCATGGACGCGATCCTGCTGCCATCGGCATCGAAGCGACCATGACGATCATCGATCGCACTTCGGATCAACTGCGCACGGAAATCGAGGCGTGGAAGCAGCTGGGCGCAAGCCATATCACGGTCAACACGATGCCGGAGCGCTGGATCGAGGCCGAACAGCGGTGGAACAAGGCAAACATAGGGCAACTGACAAATCCAACGGCGCACATCGAGTCGATCCGAAAGTTCCGGGAAACGCTGCCGGAATTGTTCTGAGCGCGTTGTCATCGTGCCCGCCTTTTCCGCCACGGAGTATCGCGATCGGATCACGCGCGTGAAACGCCGCATGGAAGGTGCTGGCATCGACGTGCTTCTGTGCGCCGAGCCCGCGAGCCTTAATTACCTCTGCGGTTATGATGGCTGGTCATTTTACGTGCATCAATTCCTCGTCCTCGCGCTGACCATGGATGAGCCGCTCTGGGTTGGCCGTGCGATGGACGCTCCCGGCGCACGGCTCACGACAAATCTCAAGCCGGAAAGCATCGAGCCCTATCCCGAGGACTATGTCGACTCACCCGATCGGCATCCCGCGCGCTTTGTCGCGGAGCTGATGAAGGCGCGGGGTTACGGGCATGCCAACATCGGCCTGGAACTCGACGCCTTCTACTTCACGGGACGAGCCTTCGCCGAGCTTACAAAAGCGCTGCCCGACGCTTGTCTTATCGACGTTTATCCGCTCGTCAATTGTGTCCGGATCGTAAAATCGCCACCCGAGATCGCGATGATGCGTGCTGCCGCAGCGATTGTCTCCCACGCGATGGAAATCGGCATAGCAGCAGTGGCTCCCGGTGTGCGTGAATGCGACGCAGTGGCCGAGATTTGCTCAGCCCAGTTGCGCGGTACCGGCGATCAATGGGGGGACTACCCATCTGCCATGCCTCAGGTGCCGAGCGGGGTCAAGACGGCGGCGCCACATCTCACGTGGTCGGGCGATCGTTATCAGCGGAATACCGTCGCCTATCTCGAACTCGGCGGGTGCAGCCACCGTTATCACGCGGCTCTCGCCCGGACCCTTTATCTCGGTCGGCCGCCCAAGCGCTTGGTCGAACTCGCGAAGGTCGTGTCTGAGGGGCTTGACAGGGCACTGGATGCGGCACGCTCCGGACGAACCTGTCACGAGGTTGAGGCCGCTTGGCGGGTCGTCATTGAACGTGCTGGGTACACTAAAAGTTCACGCATCGGTTATTCGATTGGACTCAGCTACCCGCCGGATTGGGGTGAGCGCACGGCGAGCCTCCGACAAGGCGATTACACCGTGCTCGAGCCAAATATGTGCTTTCACATGATTCTCGGGATATGGAGCGAGGATTGGGGATTCGAGCTCAGCGAGACCTTCCGCGTCACGGCCCACGGCGCACCCGAAATCTTGACGAGCTTTCCGCGCGACATGGTTGTGAAGGCCTAGAGAGGAAACCGCGATGATCAAGAATCCGCTGCCCTGGCCCGACGAGGCGCGCTGCGCCGTCGGTTTCAGCTTCGACGTGGACGCCGACAGCGTCGTTCATGCGACCCATCGA from Alphaproteobacteria bacterium encodes:
- a CDS encoding branched-chain amino acid ABC transporter substrate-binding protein; this encodes MTDEIGVLVIPKGAPIVIGGYWVLSGADSALGVDQKRGVELALKDRNNALLGHPLKLIAEDSGCNAEGGQTAATKLAAHPEMAAVVGPSCSSEATPGAPILWKAGLIDVCTSCTAPTLTAPDRKPDYDGFLRTIYSDSDQGRYDAKYVHDVLKAKTVVTLHDGSPYAQQLASVMGKNFAEMGGKVLSEEAVAPTDVDMHPVLTRIATEHPDVLYFPVFVAAGAQLLRQAKTTQGLENTTLLGGSSLMAADFIEAAKDAVVGFDFT
- a CDS encoding LLM class F420-dependent oxidoreductase; its protein translation is MRIGALFPQFEIGADPAAISDFAQAAEELGYAHITAFDQVIGLNKASRPGWKYVHDAEDMFHELFVLFGYLAAITSRVELVTGILILPMRGTAVVAKQAVEVDVLSRGRLRLGVGVGVKPEEFEACGENFKNRGRRADEQIEVLRRLWTAPLVTYEGRYHRIEDGGLNPLPVQRPIPIWIGGISDAAIDRVARLGDGWLPNFQADDVGRRSVEKMRSAARRHGRDPAAIGIEATMTIIDRTSDQLRTEIEAWKQLGASHITVNTMPERWIEAEQRWNKANIGQLTNPTAHIESIRKFRETLPELF
- a CDS encoding M24 family metallopeptidase, producing MPAFSATEYRDRITRVKRRMEGAGIDVLLCAEPASLNYLCGYDGWSFYVHQFLVLALTMDEPLWVGRAMDAPGARLTTNLKPESIEPYPEDYVDSPDRHPARFVAELMKARGYGHANIGLELDAFYFTGRAFAELTKALPDACLIDVYPLVNCVRIVKSPPEIAMMRAAAAIVSHAMEIGIAAVAPGVRECDAVAEICSAQLRGTGDQWGDYPSAMPQVPSGVKTAAPHLTWSGDRYQRNTVAYLELGGCSHRYHAALARTLYLGRPPKRLVELAKVVSEGLDRALDAARSGRTCHEVEAAWRVVIERAGYTKSSRIGYSIGLSYPPDWGERTASLRQGDYTVLEPNMCFHMILGIWSEDWGFELSETFRVTAHGAPEILTSFPRDMVVKA